Proteins from a single region of Aquamicrobium lusatiense:
- a CDS encoding pseudoazurin, whose product MKWTLTIAAALAGMLLGGGAQAADHQVQMLNKGDKGAMVFQPDFIAAAPGDTVTFLPTDKSHDAESVNGMLPEGATPFKGKVNEQITVTFDKEGVYGIKCTPHYGMGMVALIVVGNAVNLEEAKTVKHPGKAKKVFAELLEQAAAN is encoded by the coding sequence ATGAAATGGACGCTCACGATCGCGGCAGCACTCGCAGGCATGCTGCTGGGTGGCGGCGCGCAGGCTGCGGACCATCAGGTGCAGATGCTCAACAAGGGCGACAAGGGCGCGATGGTGTTCCAGCCCGACTTTATCGCGGCGGCTCCCGGAGACACGGTGACCTTCCTGCCGACCGACAAGTCGCATGATGCCGAAAGCGTCAATGGCATGCTCCCGGAAGGGGCGACGCCCTTCAAGGGAAAGGTGAATGAGCAGATCACCGTTACGTTCGACAAGGAGGGCGTCTACGGCATCAAATGCACGCCTCACTACGGCATGGGTATGGTGGCGTTGATCGTCGTGGGCAATGCGGTCAATCTGGAAGAGGCCAAAACCGTCAAGCATCCCGGCAAGGCCAAGAAAGTGTTCGCCGAACTTCTGGAACAGGCTGCGGCGAACTGA